One genomic window of Oryctolagus cuniculus chromosome 11, mOryCun1.1, whole genome shotgun sequence includes the following:
- the AVPR1A gene encoding vasopressin V1a receptor encodes MRFSGSSDVEPAGNFSPWWPLRAGGANGSLGAGEPPGEGDEPQGDVRNEELAKLEIAVLAVTFAVAVLGNISVLLALHRTPRKTSRMHLFIRHLSLADLAVAFFQVLPQLCWDITYRFRGPDWLCRVVKHLQVFAMFASAYMLVVMTADRYIAVCHPLKTLQQPARRSRLMIAASWVLSFVLSTPQYFIFSMIEVNNVTKAQDCWATFIQPWGSRAYVTWMTSGIFVAPVVILGTCYGFICYHIWSNVRGKTASRQSKGSEGAAGAFHKGLLLAPCVSSVKTISRAKIRTVKMTFVIVTAYIVCWAPFFIIQMWSVWDENFNWTDSENPSITITALLASLNSCCNPWIYMFFSGHLLQDCLQSFLCCQNIKQNFNKEETDSMSRRQTSYSNNRSPTNSTGTWKDSPKSSKSIKVLPAST; translated from the exons ATGCGTTTCTCGGGAAGCTCCGACGTGGAGCCCGCGGGCAACTTCAGTCCCTGGTGGCCCCTGAGAGCGGGCGGCGCCAACGGCAGCCTGGGGGCCGGCGAGCCGCCGGGGGAAGGGGACGAGCCGCAGGGGGATGTGCGCAACGAAGAGCTGGCCAAGCTGGAGATCGCCGTGCTGGCCGTGACTTTCGCGGTGGCGGTGCTGGGCAACATCAGCGTGCTGCTGGCGCTGCACCGCACTCCGCGCAAGACGTCCCGCATGCACCTCTTCATTCGGCACCTCAGCCTGGCCGACCTGGCCGTCGCCTTCTTTCAGGTGCTGCCGCAGCTGTGCTGGGACATCACCTACCGCTTCCGCGGCCCCGACTGGCTGTGCCGCGTGGTGAAGCACCTGCAGGTGTTCGCGATGTTCGCGTCTGCCTACATGCTGGTGGTCATGACCGCCGACCGCTACATCGCCGTGTGCCACCCGCTCAAGACCCTGCAGCAGCCGGCGCGCCGCTCGCGCCTCATGATCGCCGCCTCCTGGGTGCTGAGCTTCGTGCTGAGCACGCCGCAGTACTTCATCTTCTCCATGATCGAGGTGAACAATGTCACCAAGGCCCAGGACTGCTGGGCCACCTTCATCCAGCCCTGGGGGTCCCGCGCCTACGTGACCTGGATGACCAGCGGCATCTTCGTGGCACCCGTGGTCATCTTGGGTACCTGCTACGGCTTCATCTGCTACCACATCTGGAGCAACGTCCGCGGGAAGACCGCGTCGCGCCAGAGCAAGGGCTCCGAGGGCGCGGCCGGCGCCTTCCACAAGGGGCTGCTGCTCGCGCCCTGTGTCAGCAGCGTGAAGACCATTTCCCGCGCCAAGATCCGCACGGTGAAGATGACCTTTGTCATCGTGACGGCGTACATCGTCTGCTGGGCGCCTTTCTTCATCATCCAGATGTGGTCGGTGTGGGATGAGAATTTCAACTGGACCG ATTCAGAAAACCCTTCCATCACCATCACTGCTCTGCTGGCTTCACTGAACAGCTGCTGCAATCCCTGGATATACATGTTTTTCAGTGGCCATCTCCTGCAGGACTGTCTCCAAAGCTTCCTGTGCTGccaaaatataaagcaaaactTCAACAAAGAAGAAACTGACAGCATGAGCAGAAGACAAACTTCTTACTCTAACAACCGAAGCCCTACCAATAGTACGGGTACATGGAAGGACTCACCCAAGTCGTCCAAGTCCATCAAAGTCCTTCCTGCTTCCACCTGA